One genomic window of Vibrio rhizosphaerae includes the following:
- a CDS encoding YggT family protein produces the protein MNSMSFLISTLFDLYIMVVLMRLWLQAARADFYNPFSQFVVKATQPIVGPLRRLIPSIGSIDLATVLFAYVLCVLKFTILVMLASSGMAGFSSYFLFLGLLALLKAAGGLLFWVLLIRAILSWVSQGRSPIEYVFIQITEPLLMPVRKILPDLGGIDLSVLVVFILLQFINIMVGDFIGPIWHQL, from the coding sequence ATGAATTCAATGAGTTTTCTAATCTCTACCCTGTTTGACCTGTACATCATGGTCGTGCTGATGCGTCTCTGGCTTCAGGCCGCCCGCGCAGATTTTTATAATCCGTTTTCTCAGTTTGTAGTGAAAGCGACTCAGCCGATCGTCGGCCCGCTGCGCCGTCTTATTCCGTCAATCGGCAGCATTGATTTGGCCACGGTATTATTTGCCTATGTTCTCTGTGTGCTGAAATTCACCATCCTCGTGATGCTCGCCTCCAGCGGTATGGCAGGATTCAGTAGCTACTTCTTATTCCTCGGTCTGCTTGCATTGCTCAAAGCCGCTGGCGGCTTGTTATTCTGGGTATTGTTGATTCGCGCGATTCTGAGCTGGGTCAGCCAAGGCCGAAGCCCGATTGAATATGTCTTCATTCAAATCACAGAACCCTTGCTGATGCCGGTCAGAAAAATTTTGCCGGATCTCGGGGGGATCGATCTGAGTGTGCTCGTGGTTTTCATTCTCTTGCAATTTATCAACATCATGGTCGGTGATTTCATCGGTCCGATCTGGCATCAGCTATAA
- the yggU gene encoding DUF167 family protein YggU encodes MMTAVCQEGPDIVLRLYIQPKASRDNIVGIHGDELKIAITAPPVDGKANAHLIKFLSKQFKVAKSSIDIEKGELGRHKQVRIHSPNQIPQTIQPWL; translated from the coding sequence ATAATGACTGCCGTCTGTCAGGAAGGCCCGGATATCGTTCTGAGACTATACATTCAGCCGAAAGCCAGCCGTGACAATATTGTCGGAATACATGGCGATGAACTCAAAATCGCCATTACAGCTCCGCCCGTCGATGGCAAAGCCAATGCCCACCTGATTAAGTTTTTATCCAAGCAATTTAAAGTTGCCAAAAGTAGTATCGATATTGAAAAAGGTGAGTTGGGCAGACACAAACAAGTCCGAATCCACTCCCCTAACCAAATCCCTCAGACGATCCAGCCTTGGTTGTGA